The genome window CGTAGCCAACACCATTGACTTCGATAAGAATTTCGGGAGGTTGTTTTTCAAGTAATGTGCCGCGTAAACGTCCAATCACGGGAGGTCCTTTTGGATCGATGAAACATATCAATGATGATAATCAATAACTGGATGGATAGCCAGTAAAACCGCGCAACGAGGCATTGCTCGTTGACGAATTGGACTGGCGATGCTCGGTTCTCTAGCGGTAACGACCTTTACGTGCACTGGTTGCTTTTCCTGCCAAGGCGACTAACGTTTTATTAGTATTGGCATGGCAGATCGCCACTCCGAGCGCATCAGCGGCATCTGCTTGTGGTGTTGCAGGGAGTTTTAGCATTTGTTTGACCATATGTTGGACTTGAGCTTTATCGGCCCCGCCAGTCCCGACCACCGCTTGCTTAATTAAACGCGCCGCATACTCAAATACAGGCAAATCCGCGTTGACCGCAGCAACAATAGCACTGCCCCGTGCTTGCCCTAACTTAAGGGCTGAATCCGCATTTTTTGCCATAAACACTTGCTCAATCGCAAAGACATCAGGCTGAAATTGAGTAATGATTTCGGACACACCCGCATAAATTTGTTTTAAGCGTTGTGGTAAGCCACCATCGGATGTGCGAATGCAGCCACTGCCTAAATATTCTAAATGTCGCCCTTGTTGGCGAATCACACCATACCCAGTAATACGTGACCCTGGGTCAATACCTAAAATGATTGCCATAAGTGGAATTATTGCCTCTTTTATCGTCTAAGATGACTGACTTAATCAGTCCATAAAACAACAAAGTGGGC of Vibrio zhugei contains these proteins:
- the ruvC gene encoding crossover junction endodeoxyribonuclease RuvC, which encodes MAIILGIDPGSRITGYGVIRQQGRHLEYLGSGCIRTSDGGLPQRLKQIYAGVSEIITQFQPDVFAIEQVFMAKNADSALKLGQARGSAIVAAVNADLPVFEYAARLIKQAVVGTGGADKAQVQHMVKQMLKLPATPQADAADALGVAICHANTNKTLVALAGKATSARKGRYR